Genomic segment of Dromiciops gliroides isolate mDroGli1 chromosome 3, mDroGli1.pri, whole genome shotgun sequence:
TAATTTTcctgaggtcacaaaggtaataagcaCCAGACACAGAACCTGACCACAAATCTTCTGCCCCCAAAGCCATTGTTCCTTCTACTGTACCACAATATATCCCTAAGAActactgatcttttttttaaaatgcaataaaaaactTTATTTATCTGTTACCACTGGAAAATGGACTATTTCATACAAGTGAGGTTTCCAGACAATTGAATTTTTTcattacaaaagtattttattattttttagttacattcagaaatagttttcaacatttgtttttataagatttcttgttccaaatttttcttctccctcccttccctcccctttccccaagacagcaagcaatctgatataggttacatatgtacaatcatattaaacatatttctgcattagtcatcctgtgaaaggagaattagaacaaaagggaaaaacctcaaaaaagaaaaaaaaaccagaaacagtatgcatctagattccacagttgatggatttggagagcattttgcatcacaaagtcttttggaactatcttggaccattgtatttttgagaagagtcaagtctatctatcacagttcatcaaaacacaatgttattgatactgtgtacaatatcctgggtctgctcatctcactcagcatcaattcatgtaagtccttccaggtttctctgaaatctgcctgatcatcatttcttatagcacaatagtattccattacattcatataccacaacttgttcagccattctccaattgatggacatcccctcaatttccaattctttgccaccacaaaaagagcagctataaatatttttgtacatgtgggttcatttcccttttttactatcttttaaaGACCTAATAACAGTATTtctggatgaaagggtatgctcagttttatagccctttgggcatagttccaaattgctctccagaatggctggatcacttgacagccccaccaacaatgcaatagtgttccaattttcccacagcttctccaatgttgattattttccttttttgtcatattatccaatctgataggtgtgaggtggtatctcagagttgttttaatttgaatttctctaatcaatagtgatttagggcattttttcatatgcaatagagctttgatttcttcatcagaaaactgccggttcatatcctttgaccatttctcaattggggaatgacttgcattcttataaatttgatttagttcctttaTAGAACTACTGTTCTTTATCTCAAATTGACACCCAGGATGTCTTGATGTTAATAtcctattattatttcaatactGAAGTTATTAACTTTACTCAATCGGTTTGTTGTCTTTTccaacttccccatttctcttcATGGTTTGACTCTTCTTTCAGTTTTCTAAATGGAAAATCATAGaaccattttttattcttttgtctaCCCCATTGCCTTTTGCCAAATCTGTCAATAACTTGTGTCAATTTTCTTCCACATGGATCTCTTAGATTTGTATTTTCCTCTCCATGGGCCCTGCAAACACCCTATTCCAGGCTTTCATCACTACATCacttttcctaaagcataaaataatagatttagagttagttggaaaggaacttagaatccatagaatccaaccccctcattttccagatgaaaaaattgaggtacAGAGAAATTATGTgacattcccaaggtcacacagtcattaagtgtctgaggcaagatttgacccTATTTTATGCTTAGTACTCTAAACATTGTACCACCCTGAAGCAATAGCTTTCATAATATTTCTTCTTCCTAAGAACATGTAGCTACTTTCCATTTCTTATTAGGTCAAGGTCTAAATTCCCATTCTgacatttaaaatgctttataagttGACTCCACTTTATATAATGTTATTCTTTATTAAAACTGGTGTCCTCACTGGAACTCATTTATGCCACCCTTATTCCTTATCTCATGTCCATTATACCAATCTTTTGAAGCTTAGCTCCAGACTCTCACAAGAAATCTTTATTCAAGTCTCTGGCCCACACTCATCTTTGCCTTTCCTAACCTTCTATAGGCCTTATTATCTGACTCACGCATCTTGacttaattttattctttgattGTTATTGTCCTATGTTTCTTGTACATATCTCATCTCTTCTAACTATACTATTAGCTACTTGAGGTTAAGTATTATATTCAAGCACCTGACTTGAGGGCAAGTAGAATTCAATGCCTTCTTCATAAAACCAAAAGTGCTCTGAACAAAGTAGGAgtttgaaagaaatgattattaataacaggtgatttcagaaaattcatagttctctccctttttctaaagACCTCATTTCAAGACTCAGACTCTGAAGGACAGGACTGATGATACTAGATAGGATTTACATTCTCTTCAGTCTAGGCATTGCTACCTCACCCAGCCTTATAAAGAATttaatggggagcagctaggtgatgcagtaaaaaagcaccagccctggattcaggaggacctgagttcaaatccagcctcagacacttggcatttactagctgtgtgaccctgggcaagtcacttaaccccattgccccacaaaaacaaaacaaaaatttaatgtAAGGTGAAACTCATAGCCCATTATGTCCTGCTCAGTGTTGAGTGAGGGATATACATCCTTGGGATGATTTGGAAGTATATGACATGATCAAAGTTATGTCCCCCAGCCCCTCACTAGAATAGTCCTACCTGTCATTATCCAATCAGAGTTGAGTGCCAGCCTcagaacacccactcttccaaggtcATTTAAACTATGAGCACACCACCATGATTCATCTTTGACTTTCCCATTTTACTGGTAATATGCTAGcattgttaataaaatgatttgccagaaattatgtctctcgaACTTTCAACAGCACAAGTTTTAGAAATACGAATTGAATTGTAATGAATTAGGAGGCATTGGAAGGTAGTCCCAGGATTTGAGTGGATGAGACATAATAGAGGTAATTCTTAATTAAAATACAAGTAAATTGAATTACAATGGGTAGGCAGTTTTTAGGAAGAGTGTTATAAGCACATCTGTACCACCAAACATTTCCTGTACAGgacagactctttttttttttttttagtgaggcaattggggttaagtgacttgcccggggtcacacagctagtaagtgttaagtgtctgaggctggatttgaactcaggtactcctgactccagggctggtgctctatccactgtgacacctagctgccctaggacaGACTCTTGTAGATTTTCTGGTTGCAGGACATGATGCTTGTAGAAGAGTCAGTGCAGAATCAAACTTTACCTATTCTATAATTTTTCCTAGAATGTCTTAGTGTTAGcagtggagagaaaaaagagagagaaacatttcTGTGCCCAAAAGGAACCATCCTCCTGATGAATACTACTAAGATCCAAAGAGGAGAGATGTAGACAAAGCAAAAGTGATAACTGATCTGATGTCATAGTAAAGGAACAAATGGGTCTAATATTTCTTAAGCCTTAGTATTCAGGGAGAGGGCTTCTTTTGATCAGCAAATCTAAATAATTTTGCATGAAAGGAGGATTCCTACTGCTATATCCGAGTCAGAATAATTCTGAGCAATGGtacaataaatgaaaagaaagtctAAAAGATGAGCCTGTGTTAGCGGAACAATTTCTCATCTATCCTAATATGAGTAATCATCATTACTGTAAAGCCCATTTGTCACTCAAAGTCAAAGAAAGATACCAGGTTTCCCTGGGAAAATGCCTTTCCTTTGGATTAAAGTAGATATAGAACCTTCTATCCAAGAATCTCAAAGGGAGTGCTTTGTATACCTATTATCGTgagattaaaacaaaagaaaattccccAGACCACAAAATAAATCTATTGCACATTTAGAGTGAAGGGGACAAAATGATGTTCTAAATGACTTCTTTATATagtattccccccccccttttttaggAGCAGTTAGCAAGTTTATGTGGTGAAAGCCAAAGAGCACATGTGGTGGGGGTTGGAAGGAAGGATGTTGGTAACCCTGACAATGTAGTTAGTTGCTTCAGGGGGGAAGAGGATCATTTTTACACTGAGACAGTTAGGGGATTCTTTGTGGAAAGGGGACTTTTGCTCTCAGCTGTTCAGCACCATCCAGATTAACTCTTCATAGCTGATACAACCAGTGCTGTCCTCATGCCCTGCCACCAACACTTCCACTTCTTCCTGGGTCATCTTCTCACCCAGAGTGATGAGGACGTGCCGTATTTCAGCCCCCATGACTGTGCCATTCCCTTCCTTATCAAACACCAAAAGCCCCTCTATGTAGTCTTCATATGTGCCCTGGTCCTTATTCTTTGCTACAGTCTGCAGCATTGGCAGGAAGTGTTCAAAGTCCAGCACCTTCACATTCATCTCATCACTCTTGGGATTCCCTAAGACCTTGAGCACCTCAGCATTGGTGGGTTTCTGGCCCAGGGTCTGCATCACGTCCCTACACTGGCTGTATAAGATCTTTCCATACCCCATGTGGTCAAACAGCTGGAAGGAATCCTTGAACTCAGCAGTCTGTTCCTCCATCAAGTCACACATCTTGGCCGTGCAGCTCGGTCatagtgctgctgctgctgcatgtATTGGCTTCATCTATATAGTATCCTTGACATCAGCTATCAAAGAGTTCATTTTGGTCCTAGCCTTCTTCCTTTAGCTGATTCACCTTGggttatttcatttcttctcacATCTTTATCAAGTGATGaccaaagaacaaaggaaaaggcaGAAAAGGCAGATCTCTTCACAATTAAAATTATTCACTTATGACCAAAGGAACTGTGAGTAAAAAgacagaaggggaaggagatcaAAAAATGAAAGGCTTAAAGTTCATGCTCTATGATGATTGGTTCAAAGAATTTGGATTAGTTGAATTgtagaagagaagattcaggagAAACATGATGGCTGTCTTCAAGATTTGAAGGGTTATCAGATAGAAGGGGATTCAGTTTGTGCTGCTTgactccagagggcagaactcaAGCAAAGGGTAGAGGTTACAAAGAGAAAAGTATGGGCTCAATGTAAAGAAAGTTTTTCTAACCATTAGTGCTACACAAAAGTAGAACAGCATGCctcaagaggaaaaacaaaaggctGCAGTTCCCCCCTTGCTGTACCTTCAAAGAATAGATGGCCATGTCTCTCTATTTTgtagggaatatttttttttcagatgtgtGTTGGTCACAATGACtggtgaggtcccttccaactttaaatttcttttactctgcaaaagagagagagagagagagagagagagagagagagagagagagagagagagagagagagagagagagaaggagagagaaaggaagagagagaaggagagagagaaaggaagagacagagagatagatagacagaggagggggagggagagagagagataaatgcaATATGTCTTTCTAAGTTGTAGTAGTCCAAGTGATGATGACCTGTCCTTCACTAGCATGAATAAAGAGATTttgttgatgttttgtttttctaagttTTACTGTCATGTTTTCTTTCTACATTATAAGCATTTGCACATTACTTCTACTTTGTGAGTGGTCTGTTAACACAAATTAAAATTGTtggtaaaaatattaatatagtaACCTCATCTGAAACTGCATACAACATGTGAATGctagaaatctattttatctcccaacccatggggggaggggaggaagaaaggaaaaaaataatttattttaacaaatatacatagtcagggggcagctaggtggcacagtggataaagcacaagccctggattcaggaggacctgagttcaaatgtgacctcagacacttgacgattactagctatgtgaccctgggcaagtcacttaatcctcattgccctgcaaatatatatatgtgtatatgtgtatgcattgtgtgtgtatgtatgtatacatacatgtgtgtgtatgtgtatgtattatatatgtatatacatagtcaTTCAAAACAAATTACTTCAGTAACTtcatagaaatataaatacatatatgtataaatatatgtgaggcagctaggtagtacagcgGTGCTTAatgtcaagaagatctgagtttatatccaatcccagatacttactagctatgtgaccctgggcaagtcacttaatctttgcttcagtttcatcatttgtaaaatgagttggagaaggaaatggcaaacgactctagcatctttgccaagaaaaccccaaatggagtcatgaagaatcatacatgactgaacaagaacagcatacacatatgtgtgtttatactcTTATATGTATGAATTGAAGGAGAtctgtttatatacatgtgtgtattaaatgagacagatatacacatatgtgaatatTCTCAGTTCCCTGTCTATCACCTGCCTGTaatggatagcatatttcatcattggTCCCCTGAAATCATGAATAGTCATTGTATTAATCATTAATTAAActattcatcataatttttacagcattcaaagttgtttgttatTACCATGttgtttttgtacaaatttgtCTCCTGATTCTATGTATCTTAttcttcatcattttataaaagtcctcaaacctattcatttttctaatattgatgttatagtataagttgttctggttctgctcccttcactctgaatcagaaaaatgctccaaattactactaattatagaaatgcaaattaaagcaattattatatTCTACATCATACTCATCAGAGtgacaaagatgaccaaaaaaaggaaatgataaatggtgcaggggctatgggaaaacaggcacattaaagCACTTTGGTGGACTTGAGAATAGATAGAACttttcaggaaaacaatttgaaattatatttagAAGGTTACTAGACAGCATTAAAAGAGatcaaaaataggaaaagatcttttatgttgttgttcagtcgtttcagttgggtgacttttcatgaccctatttgaagttttctttgcaaagaaattagtagtttgccatttccttctccagctcattttacagttgaggaaactgaggcaaatagggttaaatgacttgcccagggtcacacaattactgtctcaggccaaatttgaactcagaaaaatgagtctttctgactctagtcctggcactctacccactgcaccccctagcagctctttttttgttgttgttgttgttttttgtttttgttttttaggcaattggggttaagtgacttgcccagggtcacacaactactgactcaggccagatttgaactcaggaagatgagtctttctgactagtcctggcactctacccactgcaccccctagcacctctttttgttgttgttgtttttggttttggtttttgttttttaggcaattggggtaaagtgacttgcccagggtcacacagctagtaagtattaagtgtctgaggccagatttgaactcaggtcctcctgaatccagggccagtgctctatccactgcgccacctagctgcccttcccttgcagctcttttttttgtttgtttttgttttttgtttttcttttagtgaggcaattgggattaagtgacttgcccagggtcacacggctagtaagtgttaagtgtttgaggccagatttgaactcaggtactcctgactctagggccagtgttctatccactgcaccacctagctgccccccctagcagctcttttttgaaGTGACTAAAAAAACCCGGAAACCAAGAGGACACAcattaattgagaaatggttggCTAAATTGTagttatatgaatgtgatgaagtactattgtgctataagaatgaggaaatagatgatttcaataAGACATAGATAAAAGAGAAttgactatatatatgtgtgtgtgtgtatatatatatacacacacatacacacacacatatacacacccttTGTTTTAGGCAACACAGAAAGTGGGTATAACTAAACTAAGGTCAGAAAATTTAAACCATTTCACAAAACTATAGAAGCCAAATTTCTAAAGGTTTTCAGAACCATGAGATTAAAGGAGAGCAGACAAGGGGCAGAGAGATCAGGCAACTCCTAACAGGAGTTAGACAGCCCCAGGCTTATCCTATCATTCCTCCCAACCCAGACCCCAAGACTGTGACTCCTGCCCAGGAGGGACGAGCAGGGAGCTTACCCTCTCTGGTATTAGGAGAATTTCAAATAGAAACTGGAGGAGTCCCTGGAGCAATGACTCCTCAGGGTGTGGTTTATAGAGCCAGAGCTGAAAGACTCTCTGCTTTAGACTTCCATAGCCTTGGGGAACTCTATAAGGCAAATTTTTTAGCAAATCAACTAAATTTGTTAAAGCCTCCAGGAGGGATACACTTTGTCCATTTTAGGTAGCAGACTTGGGGAATTATCCACATCTATTCTGGTAAAAACAGCATTCTACCAGCTCTCAGATGGGGATCTCCAACAGAGGAGATGCagctcctggatttattttttcctcctccaaaGCTTGCCACACTTTACTCTGAATCTATCTCAGGAGCAATTAGATCCCACCTAATTCCCACCAGAATGGCTTCAGACTTTTGCTATGAGTTTTCCCTGCCACACAACCATACAGGTGTGGGATAATCAATTGACAAAATTTAAACAGGATGTTAGGATAGTCATGGCTTGAGCAAACACTTCTATCAGTACAAATAGACACTCTCAGAATGGAGTCCCAGAGTCTGCCAGCAGATACCCTGCTAGGTGGGCAGAGGGATATGAGGGATATCCCCAGGAGGAAACTTTGGGTGTGACTCCTGAAACATGGGGTTGATAAAGTGATTGATGGCCAGCCCATGTTTAGTCTTTGTAACTCtatttgggtcttcttgactctaggtttgaccttctatctactgtgttacctaCCTACCCTTGCAAAACTGTTCCAGGAGATTAAGCATTAAGGAACCAGGGGCTCTTCAGCCCTACCCAAGCCTCTTCTCCATTTGGATCATTCAGGGGAGGCTATAGAAGGTATTGgtgcaggtaggtagcacaggaggggatagagtgctagccttggagtcaggaggactggagttcaaatccagtctcagacacttactagttatgtgactctgggcaagtcacttaaccctgtttgcctcagttcctcatatgtaaaatgaactggaaaaggaaatggcaaaccactccagtatctttgccaagaaaattccaaatggggtcacagagaatcagacacaatggaaacaactaaacaagaacATAGAAGGTAGGCCAAGGAGAGAAGGGGTACTATGAGCCAACTATTTGTGTGAGCCCTTTAATCAAACTCTAGGCATTTTACTGTGGGTGGGGCCAAATAGAAAACCTTAGAGTTACCTGAACCATCCCATGTAGTTAACATTAGGTCCCTAGGGaggtgaaaaaatattttttctttaatgatgGAGAGGAAGGGAGCTGGAGTACTTTATAATCACAGATCTCCCTGTGTTACCTTTCAGGGAGGCAGTTGGCACCCAGTTGCTTACAGTGGACTGTAGGAAGCTGAACAAAATcatcatatatatttgtataccttTTCCTAAATGCATCAATGTTATAGACCAGATGGTCCCAGTGCAAGGTGAGTGGCATGGGACTATAAACTTGTCCATGCTTCTTTCTCAATTTCTATTGTTGAGACTAGACAAGAATGGTTTGTTTTAATCTGGGCTGGAGTCCAATATACCTTCACTCTTCTTCCCTGGGGCTACCTGAACTTTGCTTCCATACTGTCACATTTTGGTAGGCAGAGACCTGAAAGATGCCTCCCTTTCTGAGGGCATTGGTATAAACCATGACATGACTTTCTTTAGAAGGAGCCTTATGAAAGTGGTGTTGTATTAACTATGGTGGGTGTGAATTTACCTGAAAGAAAGGAGATCCCTTAATTGACATGGTGGCATGAGGGTGAGGGAGAGTCCTTATTTAGCCACTATGGGAAAAGGAACAAGCTCTTCCACCAAAGTCTCTAAGGGGGCAATGGTTTTGTATCATTTCCTCAACATAGCTCTCAGAGTGGGGAGATTTTGGCAGGTGAGGCTGGGAATACAGAGTTGATAGCAGTACAGAGAGAAGAAATCTATGACTATACTGGAGGTGTCATCATCTATGCTGTGGCTCTGATGTTCTTGATGCTGCTTTGGTATATCAGTACTTTACATTAGGAAACCCACTGTGAATGTCAAAGATGTGGCATTACCCATTACATGCCCCAGACTGAGACTTTGAGACatagtcttttttgtttggtttttggttttgggtgaggcaatcggggttaaatgacttgcccagggtcacacagctagtacgtgtcaagtgtctgaggccggatttgaactcaggtactcctgaatccagggctggtgctctctccactgtgccacctagctgcccatgagacATAGTCTttttgaaggaggaaggaaagtctTAGGATATCTGACTTTTGTATTCCTccatattttggggtttttttgcttctgtttcccttttttccccttaacccATGCTAGGAAGAGTGTCCTGTAAAAGAACTGAAACCTtccaaagaagggagaaaaagacctagactctatatttttgtttgtttttggtttttttttccttttttcttcccttagtACCCCCATGACAGGTAGACTGTCTAGTCATATAATGATGGAACATCCTTTAGAAGATCATTAGGACCTTGCCACCAAGGGGTAGCATGTGACAGGATCAGTAGTTTCCTGACATATATTTGCTGACTTCCTGTAAATAgctttctccccctgcccccaaccccatATAACATGATTGGCCCAACTTCCCTGATGTAATTTCCTGGTCTGGAAATATTAAAGGTCCCAGCCACCTGTAGTCATCACCTCCCAGGCTTAGCAGGTCTCTGATGGCCATATCCCAGTGACTGATAGACCAGACTCATTTCCAGATGGAGATAAGGAGAGCCAAGTCCAGAGAAGTTTGGTGCCACAGTATCCTTGTTGCATATCTTTGCTGAATTAGGGAAAAGCAAACCTCTTCCTTTGTTCAATGTTCAGTGATTTTTGAGTATTTCATTTCATCCCAATTTTGAACTTGAACTAAGAGGGT
This window contains:
- the LOC122751031 gene encoding myosin light polypeptide 6-like gives rise to the protein MCDLMEEQTAEFKDSFQLFDHMGYGKILYSQCRDVMQTLGQKPTNAEVLKVLGNPKSDEMNVKVLDFEHFLPMLQTVAKNKDQGTYEDYIEGLLVFDKEGNGTVMGAEIRHVLITLGEKMTQEEVEVLVAGHEDSTGCISYEELIWMVLNS